Part of the Phalacrocorax carbo chromosome 9, bPhaCar2.1, whole genome shotgun sequence genome is shown below.
GCGGATCACTGACGACAGCAGAGTCCAGACGCCAAAGGTCCGAGCCTGGAGCCCATTCACTGCGTAAAGAAGGGGGAAGCAGATGGAGACAGCGCAcagccccgcccgccgcccccaaACCCCGCCGGGGAGGCGCacgccggggcggcgggaggctcCCGGGTCCGAGCGCGGCCGCGGAGGCGGggccccggggtggggccgaggcCAACGGCTGGAAGGCGGCCTCCGGGCCCCGGGGGGCGCGGCGCAGCCCTTACCGAGGCCGGGGCTGGCGGTGTACAGCTTCTCCGAGAGGAAGCTGTGGTCGCGGAAGCTCTGCAGGGTGTTCCCGGCGGCGATGACCGACACCATCACCAGCCAGCTGCGCAGCACGTTCAGGAACCGGCTCATCCTCCCGGCCGGCGCGAAGCCCGCCCCCACAAACCCCGGCCCGGGCCGCGGCTGCTGCCCACCTTCCTTCTCCGGGGCCCCCCCAACTCCCGCAGGGCACGCCACCACCTAGCGTCCCGATTGGCCGCGGGCGCGCCGCTCCATCACGCACCACGCTGACATACGGGCCTCCGCCGCCAATCGAATCCCTCACCGCCCTCCCGGGCCGTCCCGCCCCTCTTGGCCCCGCCCGCTctgcgggaggagggggaagtgGCGGCGGTGGGCGGGGGAAAGGCTGAGCGCGCGGCTGGACGCTCAGCCGGACGCTGCGCCTGCGCAGTGGGGACGGGGTGGGGCAGTCGCCCGCCGGTTGTTGTAGTAACGGGGaagcggcgggaggggcggcggcTGCCGAGCGCCCTGCCGGTCCggcctgcccgccccgccggccgggGCCATGTGGGGGCAGGTACGGGGAGTTAGAGGGCCGAGGGAGCCGCTCTCTCAGGGCTAGGGGCGGTTGGTTGTCTCAGTTCGCGACTCGATGGGCGCTCCCCG
Proteins encoded:
- the ERG28 gene encoding ergosterol biosynthetic protein 28 homolog isoform X3, which translates into the protein MSRFLNVLRSWLVMVSVIAAGNTLQSFRDHSFLSEKLYTASPGLVNGLQARTFGVWTLLSSVIRCLCAIDIRNRTFLYLGDVDWAAVPGGRSTVTKQEEKLKLRTRCRQHFN